One window of Campylobacter sp. MIT 99-7217 genomic DNA carries:
- a CDS encoding alpha/beta fold hydrolase, with product MKKLIFLTLFIMGISQAKSLEQKPLVIASQGSFFVGGSVLKNDEGKSFHGDHAYVYYQKPMNAKKLPIVLLHGIHQATKTWESTPDGREGYANIFLRRGFSIYNFTTPRRGNASRSLDEALIKPVFDEESWFVKWRIGIYPNYFKGVQFSKDKESLNQFLRQITPNIGKIDFELNTNILANFFDELKGGIMMAHSQGVMHTWKLLPKTKNVKAVIALEGGGYFSFVKRPQTEASEGVEYIMVDEKTFKSFTKMPILLIYGDNIPTTKSNVPELDIWRIRLDLAKKWANAVNEAGGDVSLIHLPELKIYGNTHFLMSDLNNVEIADLISEWLKEKGLDK from the coding sequence ATGAAAAAACTTATTTTTCTTACTCTTTTTATAATGGGTATTTCACAAGCTAAGAGTTTAGAGCAAAAGCCTTTAGTTATAGCTTCACAAGGAAGCTTTTTTGTGGGTGGGAGTGTGCTTAAAAATGATGAGGGCAAGAGCTTTCACGGAGATCACGCTTATGTATATTATCAAAAACCTATGAATGCAAAAAAACTTCCTATCGTGCTTTTGCACGGCATTCATCAAGCTACTAAAACTTGGGAAAGCACACCTGATGGCAGAGAGGGTTATGCTAATATTTTTTTAAGAAGAGGTTTTAGTATATATAATTTTACTACGCCTCGCAGGGGCAATGCTTCACGCTCATTAGATGAGGCTTTAATCAAGCCCGTTTTTGATGAGGAGTCTTGGTTTGTGAAATGGAGAATTGGCATTTATCCTAATTATTTTAAAGGAGTGCAGTTTTCAAAAGATAAAGAAAGTCTTAATCAATTCTTAAGACAAATAACCCCAAACATAGGCAAAATAGACTTTGAGCTAAATACAAATATTTTAGCTAACTTTTTTGATGAACTTAAGGGAGGCATTATGATGGCTCATTCTCAAGGTGTGATGCATACTTGGAAACTCTTACCTAAAACAAAAAATGTTAAAGCTGTTATAGCTCTTGAGGGTGGTGGATATTTTTCCTTTGTAAAAAGACCCCAAACTGAAGCGAGCGAAGGGGTGGAATATATTATGGTTGATGAAAAAACCTTTAAAAGCTTTACTAAAATGCCGATTTTACTCATCTATGGAGATAATATCCCTACTACAAAATCAAACGTACCAGAGCTTGATATATGGAGAATTAGGCTTGATTTAGCTAAAAAGTGGGCAAATGCTGTTAATGAAGCAGGCGGAGATGTAAGCTTAATTCACCTGCCTGAGCTTAAAATTTATGGAAATACGCATTTTTTAATGTCTGATTTAAATAATGTAGAAATTGCGGATTTAATCTCAGAGTGGCTTAAAGAAAAAGGGCTTGATAAATAA
- a CDS encoding NAD(P)H-binding protein — MKILIIGANGSVAREAINGFLGGTKVNLKLFLRNSSRLQSVKNANPERVELVEGSASDKEALKKAMQGVDVVYANLAGDLPTMARSIIEAMSETGLKRLVWISSYGIHQDEYKELPSRNLGAISSALKPYADSAKLIEASNLDYTLIRPQWFSNADEIDYELTLKGEVFKNPDALISRKSIAHLVIKLCLEKDFAIRQSLGINKPKK; from the coding sequence ATGAAAATTTTAATCATAGGTGCAAATGGTAGCGTGGCAAGGGAGGCGATAAATGGCTTTTTGGGTGGAACAAAGGTAAATTTAAAGCTTTTTCTAAGAAATTCCAGCCGTTTGCAAAGCGTGAAAAATGCAAATCCTGAAAGAGTAGAGCTAGTTGAAGGCAGTGCTAGTGATAAAGAGGCTTTGAAAAAGGCTATGCAAGGCGTTGATGTAGTGTATGCAAATTTAGCTGGGGACTTGCCTACTATGGCAAGATCTATCATCGAGGCGATGAGTGAAACAGGGCTTAAAAGGCTTGTTTGGATCAGTAGTTATGGCATTCATCAAGATGAGTATAAAGAGCTTCCTAGTCGCAACCTAGGTGCTATCTCGTCTGCGCTAAAGCCATATGCGGACTCAGCCAAACTCATCGAAGCTTCAAATTTAGACTATACCCTTATCCGTCCGCAGTGGTTTAGTAATGCTGATGAGATTGATTATGAGCTAACTTTAAAGGGTGAGGTCTTTAAAAATCCTGACGCTTTGATCTCACGCAAGAGTATTGCTCATTTGGTTATAAAACTTTGTCTTGAAAAGGATTTTGCAATTCGCCAAAGTCTAGGCATAAATAAGCCTAAAAAATAA
- a CDS encoding DUF262 domain-containing protein yields the protein MTPTKQSIKEFFAGKKQYFIPAYQRAYSWEQKQLEQFLEDLKEASKGENNYFFGNVLLEKNNELIDGQQRITTIIIFARVIYVLLKNKNEASFSNEKIEDIKDDFLIHKNKAKLESVAYDRDYFKDFIILDEKKHEPCSPSQKRIKDAREYFTKELEKEDAKELERLLKTMCEAEITSMHFENKKDSVLMFELQNNRGKALSDIEKLKSYLCYQLYTYTQNEEAELKIKEITSVFEEIYRLMNDIKTNEDFILEYFNISLYGYYYKEGDYKEEIKKIGENSEKIKYIEAYVRKLKNAFVIFKDFENLKCENAVNLRYLDLATLYPFVLKAYDLFGKESKDLENAFHLLEIIAFRHKLVKTGTDLINNDKLDHVLKNFKDIKSLEDGLRNICNEHDWNWGKHVVEIALNDIYNIFDDKDMVKYIFERYENKLRKAKTSGYKFSLKDIKDPDIERIAPKIKNEEKLASGYWWYDEKFRDIIGNLLLISKTHNNSSIGNKPFSKKLESYDLLEQQKEIQEFANEDEEGKLKWDTDAIVKRHLHIVEFVLETWSFKDDEFLDDEFF from the coding sequence ATGACACCAACCAAACAAAGCATAAAAGAATTTTTTGCTGGCAAAAAGCAGTATTTTATCCCTGCGTATCAAAGGGCTTATTCTTGGGAACAAAAGCAATTAGAGCAGTTTTTAGAAGATCTAAAGGAAGCTAGCAAGGGTGAAAATAATTATTTTTTTGGCAATGTTTTACTTGAAAAAAACAATGAACTTATCGATGGACAACAAAGAATCACTACTATAATCATCTTTGCTAGGGTCATTTATGTTCTTTTAAAAAACAAAAATGAAGCAAGTTTTAGTAATGAAAAAATAGAAGATATAAAAGATGATTTTTTGATACATAAAAACAAGGCAAAGCTTGAAAGCGTGGCTTATGATAGGGATTATTTTAAGGATTTTATTATCTTGGATGAAAAAAAGCATGAGCCTTGTAGTCCTTCTCAAAAACGCATTAAAGATGCAAGAGAGTATTTTACAAAAGAGCTTGAAAAAGAAGATGCTAAAGAACTTGAAAGACTTTTAAAAACAATGTGCGAGGCTGAAATTACAAGCATGCATTTTGAAAATAAAAAGGATTCTGTGCTTATGTTTGAGCTTCAAAATAACCGCGGAAAAGCACTTAGCGATATAGAAAAGTTAAAATCTTATCTTTGCTATCAACTTTATACTTACACTCAAAACGAAGAAGCAGAGCTTAAGATAAAAGAAATCACAAGCGTTTTTGAGGAAATTTATAGGCTTATGAACGATATAAAGACAAATGAAGATTTTATACTCGAGTATTTTAATATTAGCTTGTATGGATATTATTATAAAGAGGGGGATTATAAAGAGGAAATAAAAAAGATAGGGGAAAATAGCGAAAAAATCAAATATATAGAAGCTTATGTAAGAAAGCTTAAAAATGCCTTTGTGATTTTTAAGGATTTTGAGAATTTGAAGTGTGAAAATGCTGTAAATTTGCGTTATTTGGATTTGGCAACTTTATATCCTTTTGTGCTAAAAGCTTATGATTTATTTGGCAAAGAAAGCAAGGATTTAGAAAATGCTTTTCATTTACTAGAAATAATAGCTTTTAGACACAAGCTCGTAAAAACAGGAACTGATTTAATAAATAATGATAAGCTCGATCATGTGCTTAAAAATTTTAAAGATATAAAAAGCTTAGAAGATGGGTTGAGAAATATTTGTAATGAACATGATTGGAATTGGGGAAAACATGTAGTAGAGATAGCTTTAAATGATATATATAATATATTCGATGATAAGGACATGGTAAAATACATTTTCGAGCGTTATGAAAATAAGTTGCGTAAGGCAAAAACTAGTGGATATAAATTTAGCTTAAAGGATATAAAAGATCCTGACATAGAACGCATAGCACCGAAAATTAAAAACGAAGAAAAGCTAGCAAGTGGATATTGGTGGTATGATGAAAAATTTAGGGATATTATAGGCAATCTCTTGCTTATTTCAAAAACGCATAATAATAGCTCTATTGGCAATAAACCCTTTAGTAAAAAGCTTGAAAGCTACGATCTTTTAGAACAACAAAAAGAAATCCAAGAATTTGCAAACGAAGATGAAGAGGGGAAACTTAAATGGGACACAGATGCTATCGTTAAAAGACATTTGCATATTGTAGAATTTGTGCTTGAAACTTGGAGTTTTAAAGATGATGAGTTTTTAGATGATGAGTTTTTTTAA
- a CDS encoding aldo/keto reductase, with product MQKRKLRNLEVSALGLGCMGMTHGHGLPKPKDEMIAFIHKAYEKGLTFFDTAEAYVYKDESNESLVGEAIKGFREKIVLASKFGIYYENGKQVLNSRPEQIRKAAHGSLKRLKTDYIDLYYQHRVDTNVPIEEVAGVMRELFNEGKIRAWGLSEASIETIKRANAEFELSAVQSEYSLWFREPESYFNELESLNIGFVPFSPLGKGFLTGAIKSANFGEGDFKGVVPRFSKENLEANQVLLDFLNEFARSKNISLAQLALGFILAKKDFLVPIFGTTNLKRLDENLSSLEVKFSQSELNEFEKALSEIKISGDRYPPELAARVGK from the coding sequence ATGCAAAAAAGAAAATTAAGAAATTTAGAAGTTTCAGCCCTTGGGCTTGGTTGCATGGGTATGACACATGGGCATGGCTTACCAAAGCCAAAAGATGAGATGATAGCTTTCATTCATAAAGCCTATGAAAAGGGCCTTACTTTTTTTGATACGGCTGAAGCTTATGTTTATAAAGATGAGAGCAATGAAAGCCTTGTGGGCGAGGCTATAAAGGGCTTTAGAGAAAAAATCGTTTTGGCAAGTAAATTTGGCATTTATTATGAAAATGGCAAACAAGTGCTAAACTCACGCCCAGAGCAGATAAGAAAGGCGGCCCATGGAAGTTTAAAGAGGCTAAAGACTGATTATATCGATCTTTACTATCAGCACAGAGTTGATACAAATGTGCCGATCGAAGAAGTAGCTGGCGTGATGAGGGAGCTTTTTAATGAGGGTAAAATCAGAGCTTGGGGACTTAGCGAGGCTAGCATTGAGACTATAAAAAGGGCAAATGCGGAGTTTGAGCTTAGTGCTGTTCAAAGTGAGTATTCTTTGTGGTTTAGGGAGCCTGAGAGCTATTTTAACGAGCTTGAGAGCCTAAATATAGGCTTTGTGCCTTTTAGCCCGCTTGGTAAGGGCTTTTTAACAGGAGCTATTAAGAGTGCTAACTTTGGCGAGGGCGATTTTAAGGGCGTTGTGCCAAGATTTAGCAAGGAAAATTTAGAGGCAAATCAAGTTTTGCTTGACTTTTTGAACGAGTTTGCAAGGAGCAAAAACATAAGCCTAGCACAGCTTGCACTTGGCTTTATACTCGCTAAAAAGGACTTTTTAGTGCCTATTTTTGGCACGACAAATTTAAAGCGTTTAGATGAAAATTTAAGCTCTTTAGAAGTGAAATTTAGTCAAAGTGAATTAAACGAGTTTGAAAAGGCTTTAAGTGAGATTAAAATAAGTGGGGATCGCTATCCGCCAGAACTTGCCGCAAGGGTTGGAAAATGA
- a CDS encoding aldo/keto reductase — protein sequence MVSSFSTNLFANLTKGEKMDFITLNNGVKMPILGYGTYQIKPEETQKCVEEAISVGYRLIDTAQAYFNEEGVGAAINSALKGGVKREELFITTKLWITHANEKEALKAFETSLKKLGLEYLDLYLIHQPFNDTYGAWRVMSRLYKEGRIKAIGVSNFYPDRFTDFALNQEIKPMINQIECSPFHAQFEAQNILKEYECVLQSWASFGEGRNDFFKNELLSKIGSKYGKTNAQVTLRWLIQRGIVVIPKTTRKERMKENFAVFDFALDDSDMKAIASLDNKQSLFFNHQDPAMVKWLIEVYKDKF from the coding sequence ATGGTTTCAAGTTTTAGCACAAATTTATTTGCAAATTTAACAAAAGGAGAAAAAATGGATTTCATCACTCTAAATAACGGCGTTAAAATGCCAATTTTAGGCTATGGCACTTATCAAATAAAGCCGGAAGAAACACAAAAATGCGTAGAAGAAGCTATCAGCGTTGGCTACCGCCTCATCGACACTGCACAAGCGTATTTTAACGAAGAAGGCGTAGGAGCTGCGATAAATTCAGCCCTTAAAGGCGGAGTTAAAAGAGAAGAGCTTTTCATCACCACAAAGCTTTGGATCACTCACGCAAACGAAAAAGAGGCTTTAAAAGCCTTTGAGACTAGCCTTAAAAAGCTTGGGCTTGAGTATTTGGATCTTTATCTCATTCACCAGCCATTTAATGATACCTATGGTGCGTGGCGTGTGATGTCAAGGCTTTACAAAGAGGGCAGGATAAAGGCTATTGGCGTGAGTAATTTTTACCCTGATCGCTTTACTGATTTTGCCCTAAATCAAGAAATAAAACCTATGATCAATCAAATCGAATGTAGCCCCTTTCACGCACAATTTGAAGCACAAAATATCTTAAAAGAATACGAATGCGTATTGCAGTCTTGGGCTAGTTTTGGCGAGGGCAGGAATGACTTTTTCAAAAATGAGCTTTTAAGCAAAATCGGCTCAAAATATGGCAAAACAAACGCTCAAGTTACCTTAAGATGGCTCATTCAAAGAGGCATTGTCGTGATACCAAAAACCACACGCAAGGAAAGAATGAAAGAAAATTTCGCTGTCTTTGACTTTGCACTTGATGATAGCGATATGAAAGCCATAGCTAGCCTTGATAACAAACAAAGCTTGTTTTTCAACCACCAAGATCCAGCCATGGTAAAATGGCTCATAGAAGTGTATAAAGATAAATTTTAG
- a CDS encoding DUF4276 family protein, with the protein MSGILRCYIICEGQSEEKFVKDVLYGYFQSSNICLIPLMIPTSKGHKGGGLNYDRVSNFIKKFLNGDKEAFVTTFFDYYGLDKRFLEGIKPDTDIYEKIKNIQDKFDQKIKGCCDTERFFSHIQPHEFESLLFSDIGKIIQADAEWKELSICELENIINKFDNPELINNSKETSPSHRLEKIFHSPKYRKILHGSNIAKEIGIDNIRSKCQHFNSWCVKLNSLRDFKK; encoded by the coding sequence ATGTCAGGTATTTTAAGGTGTTATATAATTTGTGAAGGACAAAGTGAGGAAAAATTTGTAAAAGATGTTTTATACGGTTATTTTCAAAGCTCTAATATATGTCTTATTCCACTCATGATACCTACATCTAAGGGACATAAAGGTGGGGGATTAAACTATGATAGAGTCTCTAATTTTATTAAAAAATTTTTAAATGGAGATAAGGAAGCTTTTGTAACAACTTTTTTTGATTATTATGGATTGGATAAGAGATTTTTAGAAGGCATAAAACCCGATACTGATATATATGAAAAAATTAAAAATATACAAGATAAATTTGATCAAAAAATCAAAGGGTGTTGCGACACAGAAAGATTTTTTAGCCATATACAGCCACACGAATTTGAAAGCTTGCTTTTTAGTGATATTGGTAAAATTATACAAGCAGATGCTGAGTGGAAAGAATTATCAATTTGTGAATTAGAAAATATTATTAATAAATTTGACAATCCAGAGCTTATTAACAATAGTAAGGAAACAAGTCCCTCACATAGACTAGAAAAAATTTTTCATTCTCCTAAATATAGGAAGATTTTGCACGGTAGCAATATTGCAAAGGAAATTGGTATAGATAATATAAGATCAAAATGTCAGCATTTCAATAGCTGGTGCGTGAAACTTAATTCTTTAAGAGATTTTAAAAAGTAA
- a CDS encoding MFS transporter, giving the protein MQEKLDKFERKMFNLTERFMFKMVLFSVAIMTALGASVIAPALPAIASHFKDTPYIEFLSALVLTIPALSVMIFSPLAGILMDKFGKLKFLYPAILLWVLTGASGYFVNSIYELLLSRVIFGVATAFIATAASSLLADYYESSAQRRQKALSLQGFVMAFGGALLTCVGGFLTSIAWNLVFLVYLSGILVLIFCAFYLFEPKKRKKKEQKIQELPNKFNSKRLLPVYFMGFFIMFIYYLAGTQFPHYIEVNLGLNAKYIGFAMAMPTLSFGIFCYFYKDFAKFLSVRQIYVFALILEALGFFLCFLVDHFLIALFSLFLFGLVGGFIVTNNAAFLFSIVPPHSKAKFYGILASCMFFGQFISPFITTPMVHFLGLKVEFLIWSLVILLVSFLYATNIFLKK; this is encoded by the coding sequence ATGCAAGAAAAGCTTGATAAATTTGAGCGAAAAATGTTTAATCTAACTGAGAGATTTATGTTTAAAATGGTGCTATTTTCAGTGGCTATTATGACCGCCTTGGGTGCTAGTGTGATAGCTCCTGCATTGCCTGCTATTGCTTCGCATTTCAAAGATACACCTTACATTGAGTTTTTAAGTGCCTTGGTTCTTACTATACCTGCACTTTCTGTGATGATTTTCTCACCTTTGGCTGGGATTTTGATGGATAAATTTGGCAAGCTTAAATTTCTTTATCCAGCTATTTTGCTTTGGGTGCTTACAGGTGCTAGTGGGTATTTTGTAAATAGCATTTATGAGCTTTTACTAAGCAGGGTGATTTTTGGCGTAGCGACTGCATTTATCGCTACTGCAGCTTCATCTTTATTGGCTGATTATTATGAAAGTAGCGCACAAAGGCGGCAAAAAGCCCTTAGTTTGCAAGGCTTTGTTATGGCTTTTGGTGGAGCTTTGCTGACTTGTGTTGGGGGATTTTTAACAAGTATTGCTTGGAATTTGGTTTTTTTGGTCTATTTAAGCGGAATTTTGGTCTTGATTTTTTGTGCTTTTTATCTTTTTGAGCCTAAAAAACGCAAGAAAAAAGAGCAAAAGATACAAGAACTTCCGAACAAATTTAACTCAAAAAGACTTTTGCCTGTGTATTTTATGGGCTTTTTTATTATGTTTATTTACTACCTGGCAGGCACGCAGTTTCCCCATTATATCGAGGTAAATTTAGGCTTAAATGCCAAATACATAGGCTTTGCAATGGCTATGCCAACCCTATCTTTTGGAATTTTTTGCTATTTTTACAAGGATTTTGCTAAATTTTTAAGCGTGAGGCAAATCTATGTCTTTGCTCTCATTTTAGAGGCTTTGGGCTTTTTCTTGTGTTTTTTGGTGGATCATTTTCTTATAGCCTTATTCTCGCTCTTTCTTTTTGGACTTGTTGGTGGGTTTATTGTTACCAATAATGCGGCTTTTTTATTTAGCATAGTTCCTCCTCATTCAAAGGCCAAATTTTATGGGATTTTGGCTAGCTGTATGTTTTTTGGGCAGTTCATTTCGCCGTTTATAACAACTCCTATGGTGCATTTTTTAGGGCTTAAGGTGGAATTTTTGATTTGGTCTTTGGTGATTTTGCTTGTAAGTTTTCTTTATGCAACTAATATTTTTTTAAAAAAATGA
- the trpD gene encoding anthranilate phosphoribosyltransferase, giving the protein MIVLIDNYDSFVFNVRSMLESLYKGEIKTIRNDELSLEEIISLKPDFIVLSPGPKHPKDSGVCLELINARLKIPILGICLGHQIIALSFKAKIKRLEKPAHAISSKIKLVSSNLLFKELPKSFKIMRYHSLEVVNLPKELEPLAFSEDGVLMAFAHKSLPYFGVQFHPESFFSEYGLKILSNFLSLKKSELQEEKKDFTPFLQKLSLDQNLDSEDFSQICSLIMSKDFEEIQLAALLVLITEKSLNEKSLTALIQNILKYSNTFNDDSDMIDIVGTGGDGFKTINISTTVAFILAALGLRVAKHGNKAISSKSGSSDVLSELKAEGFKEPQKQLLMLEKTRLCFFHAPFFHPLVGEVKSVRERLKLRTVFNILGPLLHPNLSLKYQLVGNYHAPVHKLIAEVLRLLGRKKALVVRGNDGLDELSICDETSIYELDDGEIIHYNISPEQFGFKRAFHSEIAGGSPKENAEILIKTLKGEQRGAKFDIVVLNAIFALYTAKRVDNPLKAKDMVLEAIYSGRVYEYFCEFQEERAKLSQI; this is encoded by the coding sequence ATGATAGTTTTAATAGATAATTATGATTCCTTTGTTTTTAATGTCCGCTCTATGCTAGAAAGCCTTTATAAGGGAGAAATTAAGACCATAAGAAATGATGAATTAAGCCTTGAAGAAATCATCTCCTTAAAGCCTGATTTTATAGTGTTAAGCCCAGGGCCAAAGCATCCAAAAGATAGTGGGGTGTGCTTAGAGCTAATCAATGCAAGGCTAAAGATCCCAATACTTGGCATTTGCCTAGGTCATCAAATCATAGCCTTAAGCTTTAAGGCAAAGATTAAAAGGCTTGAAAAACCAGCTCATGCTATAAGCTCAAAAATAAAGCTTGTAAGCTCAAATTTGCTTTTTAAAGAGCTTCCCAAAAGCTTTAAGATCATGCGTTATCACTCCTTAGAAGTTGTAAATTTGCCAAAGGAACTTGAGCCTTTAGCTTTTAGTGAGGATGGGGTTTTAATGGCTTTTGCTCATAAATCCTTGCCTTATTTTGGGGTGCAGTTTCACCCTGAGAGCTTTTTTAGCGAATACGGACTTAAAATACTTTCAAATTTTTTAAGCCTTAAAAAAAGTGAGCTTCAAGAAGAAAAAAAAGATTTCACCCCCTTTTTACAAAAATTAAGCCTTGATCAAAATCTTGATAGTGAGGATTTTAGCCAAATTTGTTCTTTGATTATGAGTAAGGACTTTGAAGAAATTCAGCTTGCTGCCCTGCTTGTTTTAATCACAGAAAAAAGCCTTAATGAAAAAAGCCTAACAGCACTCATTCAAAATATCTTAAAATACTCAAATACCTTTAATGATGATAGCGATATGATAGATATAGTAGGCACAGGAGGGGATGGCTTTAAAACTATAAATATCTCAACCACAGTGGCTTTCATACTAGCAGCCCTTGGACTTAGGGTAGCAAAGCATGGAAATAAGGCTATATCAAGTAAGAGTGGCAGCTCTGATGTCTTAAGCGAGCTTAAGGCCGAGGGCTTTAAAGAGCCTCAAAAACAGCTTTTAATGCTTGAAAAAACAAGGCTTTGCTTTTTTCACGCTCCCTTTTTTCACCCCCTTGTTGGCGAGGTTAAAAGTGTGAGAGAAAGGCTTAAATTAAGAACGGTTTTTAATATCTTAGGACCCCTACTTCATCCAAATTTAAGCTTAAAATATCAACTTGTGGGCAATTACCACGCCCCTGTGCATAAGCTAATAGCTGAGGTTTTAAGGCTTTTGGGTCGTAAAAAGGCCTTGGTTGTTAGGGGAAATGATGGCTTAGATGAGCTTAGTATTTGCGATGAGACAAGCATTTATGAGCTTGATGATGGAGAAATCATTCATTATAATATAAGCCCTGAGCAATTTGGCTTTAAAAGAGCCTTTCATAGCGAAATAGCAGGAGGAAGTCCTAAAGAAAATGCTGAAATTTTAATCAAAACTCTAAAGGGCGAGCAAAGGGGGGCTAAATTTGATATAGTGGTGCTAAATGCTATCTTTGCTCTTTATACAGCCAAAAGGGTGGATAATCCTTTGAAGGCAAAGGATATGGTGCTTGAGGCTATATATTCAGGCAGGGTTTATGAGTATTTTTGTGAATTTCAAGAAGAAAGAGCAAAACTAAGTCAAATTTAG
- a CDS encoding flavodoxin — protein MKRRDFLKFSLLSLASVSSFGEDLRAKSLIVFYTRSLNSYFVADFISLKTGFDMLKIKTQSPYPQDYDEMVKRVLFEKQSGFKPALKPISLRLEGFKNLIIISPIWAMSLASPIRSFLNSFDFKGKNIMPIFTNAGFGVGNALNIMKQECPNANFLAHIELSFELFERKIRNLRALNLAKIKAKQSILSKEDEQKLHAHLEFKSFKKF, from the coding sequence ATGAAAAGGCGAGATTTCTTAAAATTTAGCCTTTTAAGCCTTGCGAGCGTTTCAAGCTTTGGCGAGGATCTTAGAGCTAAAAGCTTGATCGTTTTTTATACTAGGAGCTTAAATTCATACTTTGTGGCTGATTTTATATCCTTAAAAACGGGCTTTGATATGCTTAAAATAAAGACTCAAAGCCCTTATCCGCAAGATTATGATGAAATGGTTAAAAGAGTGCTTTTTGAAAAACAAAGCGGTTTTAAACCAGCTCTAAAGCCCATAAGTTTAAGGCTTGAGGGCTTTAAAAATCTTATCATCATCTCGCCAATTTGGGCAATGTCGCTAGCAAGCCCCATAAGAAGCTTTTTAAACAGCTTTGATTTTAAGGGCAAAAATATCATGCCCATTTTCACAAACGCTGGTTTTGGGGTAGGTAATGCCCTAAATATCATGAAACAAGAATGCCCTAACGCAAATTTCCTAGCTCATATAGAACTTTCATTTGAACTTTTTGAAAGAAAAATTAGAAATTTAAGAGCCTTAAATTTAGCCAAAATCAAAGCGAAACAAAGCATTTTAAGCAAAGAAGATGAGCAAAAACTCCATGCTCATCTTGAGTTTAAAAGCTTCAAAAAGTTTTAA
- a CDS encoding AAA family ATPase, producing the protein MLDKLTIKGYKSIRNLENFKLENINILIGANGVGKSNFISIFKILNSLFIKNLQLYTQSKGPDNFLYFGRKKTQELYLEFVFSRNHYCVTLIPTDENKLMIKNEYIGFDGNYTNYKEPIGSNLLESNISNSKEVASSRSVAQYTLDELKKLKIYHFHDTSDTARMKRICAENDNLMLKSDAQNIAPYLKKIYNNYPDHYKQILRTIQDVAPFFGGFVFRDTEYIQLEWYDKNDPDTPFKAHILSDGTLRFICLATLLLQPFELMPNTIIIDEPELGLHPYALKILSEIIKRVSQKKQLIISSQSVELINHFEANNIIVVDREDNQSTFTRLDNEKLKSWLEEYTLGEIWASNLIGGKPK; encoded by the coding sequence ATGCTTGATAAATTAACCATTAAAGGTTATAAATCAATACGAAATTTAGAAAATTTTAAACTAGAAAATATCAATATCTTAATAGGGGCAAATGGCGTAGGCAAAAGCAATTTTATCTCTATATTTAAAATCCTTAATAGTTTATTTATCAAAAATTTACAACTTTATACGCAGAGCAAAGGACCTGATAATTTTTTATACTTTGGTAGAAAGAAGACACAAGAATTATATCTTGAATTTGTTTTTTCCAGAAATCATTATTGCGTTACCTTAATTCCGACAGATGAAAATAAACTTATGATAAAAAATGAATATATTGGTTTTGATGGTAACTATACAAATTATAAAGAGCCAATAGGGAGCAATCTATTAGAAAGCAATATCTCTAATTCAAAGGAAGTCGCTAGCTCCAGAAGTGTGGCACAATATACGCTTGATGAACTTAAAAAATTGAAAATATATCATTTTCACGACACAAGCGATACAGCTAGAATGAAGAGGATATGTGCAGAAAATGATAATCTCATGCTCAAATCAGATGCTCAAAATATAGCTCCATATTTAAAAAAAATATATAATAATTACCCTGATCATTACAAGCAAATTTTAAGAACCATACAAGATGTAGCCCCTTTTTTTGGAGGATTTGTTTTTAGAGATACGGAATATATTCAATTAGAATGGTATGATAAAAATGATCCTGATACTCCTTTTAAGGCACATATACTTTCTGATGGCACTTTAAGATTTATATGTTTGGCTACTTTGTTACTTCAGCCTTTTGAGTTAATGCCTAACACTATTATTATAGATGAACCAGAGCTAGGACTACATCCTTATGCATTAAAAATTTTAAGTGAAATTATCAAAAGGGTATCTCAAAAAAAACAATTAATAATTTCATCTCAGTCCGTTGAGCTTATAAACCATTTTGAAGCAAATAATATTATCGTGGTTGATAGAGAAGATAATCAATCTACTTTTACAAGATTAGACAATGAAAAGCTTAAAAGTTGGCTTGAAGAATATACACTCGGAGAAATTTGGGCAAGTAATCTCATAGGAGGAAAACCTAAATAA